Proteins encoded in a region of the Pseudomonas putida genome:
- a CDS encoding nucleotidyltransferase family protein, with protein MSVVALVLAAGSSVRFGADKRRSLLADGRSLLVHSVESACAVFDDVRVVLREGERGVDLGLPARCRVVSSPDFTLGMGHSLAAGAASLADSEAQAVAILLGDMPWVASATLDLLAREASGSTIVLPCHAGRQGHPVLFGRDFWPALARLKGDEGARSVVKANPAVCVRLEVQDAGVLQDVDRPDAVRP; from the coding sequence GTGAGCGTGGTTGCGTTGGTATTGGCGGCAGGCAGCAGTGTGCGTTTCGGCGCTGACAAGCGCCGTTCGCTGCTGGCTGACGGTCGAAGCTTGCTGGTACACAGCGTAGAGAGCGCCTGCGCAGTGTTCGATGATGTGCGGGTGGTGTTGCGTGAAGGGGAGCGAGGCGTGGACTTGGGGTTGCCTGCGCGGTGCAGGGTGGTCTCCAGTCCGGATTTCACATTGGGCATGGGCCATAGCCTGGCGGCCGGTGCCGCTTCGCTGGCTGACAGCGAGGCGCAGGCAGTAGCGATTCTGTTGGGTGATATGCCCTGGGTGGCGTCCGCGACCCTGGATTTGCTTGCACGTGAGGCCAGTGGGTCAACGATAGTCCTGCCTTGTCATGCTGGACGACAGGGCCATCCGGTGTTGTTCGGGCGCGATTTCTGGCCGGCGCTTGCCCGGCTGAAGGGTGATGAAGGGGCGCGTTCGGTGGTCAAGGCCAACCCAGCGGTTTGCGTCAGGCTAGAGGTGCAGGATGCCGGTGTGTTGCAGGATGTCGATAGGCCGGATGCGGTGCGCCCTTGA
- a CDS encoding cytochrome c produces the protein MGFVRSASALALGLAVSSFALAADDAQVKRGEYLARAADCMACHTAEGGAPYAGGLPIHSPFGTIYGSNITPDKQYGIGNYSADEFFAAVTEGKRKDGANLYPAMPYTSYHLIKREDSDAILAYLMTIPPINRPAPQTALRFPFNVRMGLSGWNMLYGKSVQLQPTEGKSPAWQRGQYMVEVMGHCGECHTPRNPIGALQQDQRLSGGLLGGYLAPSLLAQDLAERGWTQPDLTTFLKHGISAQGSMFNEMFPVVHHSTQHLEDADLAAMATYLLGDQPPPAKAIEAVALEQMSDSAKRGHQQYLNVCAGCHGIDGEGKPHIAVAMRGNTVLRQADSRNLVKVVLEGIREQQFTGFERMQPMPGFADKLDDQQVTDMVNYLRQAWGGLPGDLNVQQLAELKAE, from the coding sequence ATGGGCTTCGTACGTAGCGCCTCGGCATTGGCCCTCGGGTTGGCGGTCAGTTCGTTTGCCTTGGCGGCCGACGATGCGCAGGTCAAGCGCGGTGAATACCTGGCCCGCGCGGCCGACTGCATGGCCTGCCATACCGCCGAAGGCGGCGCGCCGTATGCGGGCGGCTTGCCGATCCATTCGCCGTTCGGCACCATTTATGGCAGCAATATCACCCCGGACAAACAGTACGGCATCGGTAACTACAGCGCCGACGAGTTCTTCGCCGCAGTCACCGAGGGCAAGCGCAAGGACGGCGCCAACCTTTATCCTGCGATGCCTTACACCTCGTACCACCTGATCAAGCGTGAAGACTCGGACGCGATCCTCGCCTACCTGATGACCATACCGCCGATCAACCGCCCGGCACCGCAGACCGCGTTGCGCTTCCCGTTCAATGTGCGCATGGGGCTCAGCGGCTGGAACATGCTGTATGGCAAGAGCGTGCAACTGCAGCCGACCGAGGGTAAAAGCCCGGCCTGGCAGCGCGGCCAGTACATGGTCGAGGTCATGGGCCATTGTGGCGAATGCCATACCCCGCGCAACCCGATCGGTGCGCTGCAGCAGGACCAACGCCTGAGCGGCGGCCTGCTGGGTGGCTACCTGGCGCCAAGCCTGCTGGCCCAGGACCTGGCCGAGCGCGGCTGGACCCAGCCGGACCTGACCACCTTCCTCAAGCACGGCATCAGCGCCCAAGGCAGCATGTTCAACGAGATGTTCCCGGTGGTGCACCACAGCACCCAGCACCTTGAAGATGCAGACCTTGCGGCCATGGCCACCTACCTGCTGGGTGACCAGCCGCCGCCGGCCAAGGCTATCGAGGCCGTTGCCCTGGAGCAGATGAGCGACAGTGCCAAGCGGGGCCACCAGCAGTACCTGAACGTCTGCGCCGGCTGCCATGGGATCGACGGCGAGGGCAAGCCGCACATCGCCGTGGCCATGCGCGGCAACACCGTGCTGCGCCAGGCCGACTCGCGCAATCTGGTCAAGGTGGTCCTCGAGGGCATCCGTGAACAGCAGTTCACCGGCTTCGAGCGCATGCAGCCGATGCCGGGCTTTGCCGACAAGCTTGATGACCAACAGGTGACGGATATGGTCAACTACCTGCGCCAGGCCTGGGGTGGATTGCCCGGCGACCTGAACGTACAGCAGCTCGCCGAGCTGAAGGCGGAGTAA
- a CDS encoding XdhC family protein produces MQHLDLQVVRQALQWSCNGQRVWLCTVLATYGSAPRAPGSLLAVNASGQWLGSLSGGCVEDDFLERVALGEFPEPVAIVRYGDGSDPRSRVRLPCGGVLEVLVENLPVECEVQAHLRELERALLGQRRVLREVSLPTGTRQLLDDHSQGPRVERENARVRLRVGAAQRLLLAGYSSVAHFCAEFGRGLGFEVILCEPRDEVLDGVVLNGIEVRRELPSEFIANGGCHADTAVVALTHDPKIDDLAMLEAVRTEAFYIGVMGSKATSDKRRERLQRIGGLGCDELARIHAPIGLNLGSKTPAEIALAVLADILRARNGIERAAL; encoded by the coding sequence GTGCAGCATCTCGATCTCCAGGTGGTCCGTCAGGCTTTGCAGTGGTCCTGCAACGGCCAGCGGGTATGGTTGTGCACGGTGCTCGCCACCTACGGCTCGGCGCCGCGTGCGCCGGGTTCGCTGCTGGCGGTGAACGCCAGCGGCCAGTGGCTGGGCTCGCTGTCCGGTGGCTGTGTCGAAGACGACTTTCTCGAACGCGTGGCCCTCGGGGAATTCCCGGAGCCGGTTGCCATCGTGCGTTATGGCGACGGCAGCGACCCGCGTTCGCGCGTTCGCCTGCCGTGTGGCGGTGTGCTTGAAGTACTGGTGGAGAACCTGCCGGTTGAATGCGAGGTGCAGGCGCATCTGCGTGAGTTGGAACGTGCGCTGCTGGGCCAGCGCCGGGTACTGCGTGAGGTGAGCCTGCCAACGGGTACCCGCCAGCTGCTCGATGACCATAGTCAGGGGCCACGGGTCGAACGGGAAAATGCCCGGGTGCGCTTGCGTGTCGGCGCCGCCCAGCGGCTGCTGCTGGCCGGCTATTCCAGCGTGGCGCATTTTTGCGCCGAATTCGGCAGGGGGCTGGGTTTTGAGGTCATCCTTTGCGAGCCGCGTGACGAAGTACTCGACGGCGTAGTGCTGAATGGCATAGAGGTGCGCCGCGAGCTGCCGTCGGAATTCATCGCCAATGGCGGTTGCCATGCCGATACGGCAGTGGTGGCATTGACCCATGATCCAAAAATCGATGACTTGGCCATGCTTGAAGCCGTGCGGACCGAAGCGTTCTACATCGGCGTGATGGGCTCCAAGGCCACCTCCGACAAGCGTCGCGAACGCTTGCAGCGAATTGGTGGCCTGGGTTGCGACGAGCTGGCGCGCATCCATGCGCCGATTGGCCTGAACCTGGGCAGCAAGACCCCGGCCGAGATCGCCCTGGCGGTACTGGCCGATATCCTTCGTGCGCGCAATGGCATCGAGCGGGCGGCGCTGTGA
- a CDS encoding (2Fe-2S)-binding protein, with protein sequence MANRPLQLTLNGQPVGPVEVPADLAMIDYLHEHQNLTGSRLGCGQGICHACVVIVDNPDGTSEEVRTCITGAHYFEGKKVRTIEGHAKKDEAGNLTLNPIQQKFVDLFAFQCSYCAPGFVNAATVLVETAQRQPLKKSEVEDRIEASLGHHICRCTGYVRYYDATRKVLNDLGLVKEG encoded by the coding sequence ATGGCTAACCGTCCACTGCAACTGACGCTCAACGGTCAACCGGTCGGGCCGGTCGAGGTCCCCGCGGACCTGGCGATGATCGACTACCTGCACGAACACCAGAACCTCACCGGCTCGCGCCTGGGTTGCGGCCAGGGCATCTGCCACGCCTGCGTGGTGATCGTCGACAACCCCGACGGCACCAGCGAAGAAGTGCGCACCTGCATCACCGGTGCGCATTACTTCGAAGGCAAGAAGGTTCGCACCATCGAAGGCCATGCCAAAAAAGACGAGGCCGGCAACCTGACGCTCAACCCGATCCAGCAGAAGTTCGTCGACCTGTTCGCCTTCCAGTGCAGCTACTGCGCACCAGGCTTCGTCAACGCCGCAACCGTGCTGGTGGAAACGGCCCAGCGCCAGCCGCTGAAGAAGAGCGAAGTGGAAGACCGCATCGAGGCCAGCCTTGGTCACCACATCTGCCGCTGCACAGGCTACGTGCGTTATTACGATGCCACCCGCAAGGTGCTCAACGATCTCGGCCTGGTCAAGGAGGGTTGA